The Kryptolebias marmoratus isolate JLee-2015 linkage group LG1, ASM164957v2, whole genome shotgun sequence sequence GCCGGCGGACCGCGGCGCAgcgctccagcagctccaggagTCCGGTCAGCAGGAAGAACAGGTTCTTGAAGAGGAACACGGACACGGGCTGCTGGTAGACCATCACCTGGAAGAACCGGACCGCCAGCAGGGGCCAGTTGACCAGCAGCCCGGTTCCGAAGCGGGCCCAGAGCCACCGGCAGCGCAGCTCGGCGGCCGTCAGCTCGTAGAGCCACACCACCGGAACCGCCAGGGCCACGAAGTACACGGACAGAACCGTGTACTTCAGGTAGGCGGACTGCAGCTGACCCCCCAGCGCCATCTCCAGCAGGGTGAAGCCGTCCAGCAGGTCCAGGCACGTGCTCAGGAAGCAGCTGTGCGCGTGGTGCCGGGTCGGCCCGTTCAGGTCCACCACGATGGAGTTGATGAGGCAGAAGAGCAGCGGGCCGGACAGCAGCACCGTCACCTTCAGCCCGGTCAGGCCGAACGGAACCTTCAGCGCGACCAGCTCCAGGATGTTGGTCTCCAGGATCAGCACCACCTTGGGGGTGCAGGCGATGACGTAGATGAGCCAGGCCAGGTAGGAGTAGGAGAACTCCCCCAGGCTGCAGCCGAACATGGAGCTCTTCTGGTGGAAGCCGCAGGCCCGCTCCCTCCGGCTCCGGGAGTTCTTCAGGAAGAAGCCCGCCCACCCGGAGACCACCACCAGGTCCGTGGCGATCCACGAGCACCAGTACAGGTCGGTGAAGACGATGAGGTAGAAGTCCAGCACCGCGCCCTGCAGGACGAGCAGCACGAAGCACAGCGCCTTGTAGAGCAGGTTCTGCTTGGAGCGGAGCTCCAGCAGCGGGccgctctgcagcagctccccGGATGTCATGGTGCCGGAGGCGGCCGAGGAGGAGCCGGAGGAGCCGGAGGAGCGGGGAGGGACCGGGCTGAAGCTCGCTTCTGTCTGGAGATGATCCTCCCCCCAAACTGAGATCATGGTGGTCCGGCTGCACGAGTCCTGCCTTTAAAGGTAGAGAGGCGGAGCAAAAACCGGACCGGACTCTGctggaccggaccggaccggagcTGGGTCgctcctgtttttattatttaatccgTTGAAGGGCTTGTTAGACTATAAGAACATATTATTGGTCagcagtggcgtcactaggcctgttttaggggggcttcagcccccctaaataattttggtgtcaattttttttttattattatttacaaaaattcaatataatgtggccagaatatgagtttaaataaataaccatatattatttcattattaactcaaatatatgatcataaatctgtcagttttctttttctttacagtgtaaggtagagatcctctttggtgcgtcgNNNNNNNNNNNNNNNNNNNNNNNNNNNNNNNNNNNNNNNNNNNNNNNNNNNNNNNNNNNNNNNNNNNNNNNNNNNNNNNNNNNNNNNNNNNNNNNNNNNNNNNNNNNNNNNNNNNNNNNNNNNNNNNNNNNNNNNNNNNNNNNNNNNNNNNNNNNNNNNNNNNNNNNNNNNNNNNNNNNNNNNNNNNNNNNNNNNNNNNNNNNNNNNNNNNNNNNNNNNNNNNNNNNNNNNNNNNNNNNNNNNNNNNNNNNNNNNNNNNNNNNNNNNNNNNNNNNNNNNNNNNNNNNNNNNNNNNNNNNNNNNNNNNNNNNNNNNNNNNNNNNNNNNNNNNNNNNNNNNNNNNNNNNNNNNNNNNNNNNNNNNNNNNNNNNNNNNNNNNNNNNNNNNNNNNNNNNNNNNNNNNNNNNNNNNNNNNNNNNNNNNNNNNNNNNNNagaaattttgttctcgcccactacgtttgctcacatcctgtgcatctcctgggggctaagccccccttgtccttaaaacctagtgacgcccctggtGGTCAGCAAATGTCCTCCCTGTCATTAATTAGTGTCCTGAAAGGATGATTATTTACAAGAGCTGACCTGTCcccaaatttgactttttttaaaaacattatccaCAAACATCATCTTGAAAAGAGATGTTCCTCTGAAGACAGAATATAATTTCAACCCacctttttcaaaataaaaaaaaaaacatttgaataaaactttgctccatttttttattgattggttgatttaatttattcactgtcagaattaacaaaaaaataagcaaaaaaaaatctttgtgtttactcgattaatatataaaaacaggTAACAGGGTGGACAGcacaacatttaattaaaataaggCAGTTCCCAGCCTCAGCATCCCAGAATAAACActgcaaatgttttttcatttcGAATTATTACAGGCCTGTATCGCCTCTGTGCCCTTCTCTGACAAACACACTCATGTTGCTTGGTCAGTctttaaatgacaaacaaatCCGTCATAATTTGACAGTAAATAAGAATTTATGGAGGAAACAAACTTCTCTGGCTCTCAGGTCCACATTTTCAGCTAAATTCAGACATTGAAAAACAAGCAACACTTGGTGACCTCTGAGAaagatttttaatataaaaaaggttCTTACCCTGCTTCTTGTAGATGTTTGACCTCCAAACAtgtctgctgctctctgtgagTCATGGAGGGAGGGGGTGACGGGTATTTTACAGTTGACTCAGGGACTCCatctatttttaataatttaagcaTTAAAATGTCAGTCATTGACTGAGAACTATTAGAAATGGtactataaaaataatttaaaaatgacattatttcatttttattccttaTAATTGTAACTTGAAAGAGGAAAGttgcatttaaaatcaaattattttaaatccatTCATCTTGTGGACATCTAGTTCTGTTTTCTTGAGGGGAGTCAAACATATAAAATgagattaataaaataaatattagcccacttttacataaaatatacCACATTATGGCATAAGGCACCAAACAAAAGGAAGAACCCAGCTGCTCACTGTCATTACAACCcattggttgtttgtctgttagcaaaatatcttatgaaccactgaaagaatttgaatgaaacttacAGGAAGATATAATTGGATGTTGGTCCAGGGCTGGTTGAAACCTGTTCTGTCTCAGGTGCTGTGTTTCCACAaggaaataaacttttactctcAGATTgagtttgcatttattttgaaggaaaggTGAACAGAGTAAAATACTAACCTGTTCCACGGAGATCAGGACCCCAGACTGGACTGACTTCAACTTCAACATGACAACGAGCCCAAAACACAACACAGGAGTTCACACATGGCTTTTTGAAAACACTGCATGTGGTCAGCTCTGAAGCCTTTGTCGACATGAAGTGGTAAAATGTGTTTCGCGATTCAACGTCAAACACCATCACTGCTGTTTAATCAGGTAAATATGTGATTGACAGCAGGTTCTAGTTTATACAGACCTACAGCCACGCTTCATCAGCtataaaaccctttaaaaacattaaagacacaCTCACCATACAATGTCctgtaatccactttgattCATAAAATCCAGACAGAATAGGCTGATTTTAATTAAGGAGAACTTTAATAAATAGTTCATTAAAGCCTTTAGCTAAACGGATAACTTCAGAATATTCACAGTTTGAGCGGCAGCTGAGggaactttttgttttagacCCCATCTGTCATTTCTGGCATTTTTGGTACAGtagatgcttgttttttttgtcatttttcactaGCAATAACTGTCAGTTGTGACACTTTTCCCTCTCAGATTATCAGGAAAcagtttcaagacatttttcctgcaggttccAACCACATGTCTGTTCCCAGTTTAAGAAAACTGCCTGGAAATCTGAATATCAGCTTGGAGCTGGCTACAGAAATCTGGTTTATCAAAGTTTAGAGTAAAGAGGTGTAACTTTGCATTGGTTGATGAACTGAAGATGGTCGATGGAggcattttaaaactaaaatctgttgGCTGTCCTGGATCATAGCTGCTGAAGTTTTCATCCTGATTGCTTTATTGCCCCATCCTCCCAAAATGAATGTAGTCAATAGTAAAACACTGGATACTTTTTTATGCACAACATAAAAGTGGATATGGTCAATTTATTTAATATCAGCACAATATATATATTGGCTCCAAGCAGTTTTTATAAACAGGAGAAGTTCCGGCCTTCAGAAACAGTGTGTAAAACCTACAATGCTGATCCGAGTTACAGTAAACGCTTCAAGTCTCAGTTCTGTACAGACACCTGCTTAGAtaagaaacaagtcaaaccCACACCCACAAACTTGACAATGTTTATTATATATCTGATCAAGGTTATTTATGTTAAACTTTATACTGAATtcgttttttatcatttaacatAAACCACACAGGAGAGACTCACGAGGACAGAGGGCTATAAAATGTTTAGCACGAGTGCACTGAcggttttttaatttattttttttagcttttataagTTCATTTAATAATGGCCTGCTTAAAGGCACTGCCACAATACAGGGGGAAGCTACTGTCCATCACTCACACAAGACAGTCCATTCTAGTGTCTAGTATATATTAGGGAGTGGGGGTTGGGGGGGTTTGAGCGCTATAGGTAAATCTCATAGAAATCATCGAGCTCCTCGTGAAACAAGTCCCATTCGTCCTCTGAATCTGTCACCTCGTCGTCGGTTCCTGCAGCCAGCAGCATGAGGAGCATCTCGCTCAGCTCGAACGTCACCATCTCCTCGTCTTCGGTGTCGAATGAGTCCGTGCTTTCCCGCTCGTCAAAGATGTCCCACAGTGGTGTCCGCCGCGAGTTCTGGGGATTGGAGGAATtatcagcaccacggacagggAATCTTTTTAACTGGCATTTCAGATTttccaaacatttctgtttgactttctcCTTTAATCAGTGACAGATGGTCCAAACATCAATCTGTTGTCCCACTTCCCACTTCCACAGGGGGGCACTATCATTTTTTCAACAGGGCAGAATTTAGTCAAGTTAAAAGTTACCCGGTTCCTGTTGTTGGATCCAGTCTGTCGTCGCTGCGGTTGAGCTTCCTCCAGACGGCCATCAGGGAAGGCGTGTTTATAGAAGCAGTTTGAACCAAAAGGACACGTTCCACGGCCTTCGTCGAAGTATCGACACGGTTTACTCCTGGAGAAAACAGAGACAGCCCGTCAGAGAAACGTGTGTGTCCAAACGAGGCATCCATCCTACAGCCAACGACACACATCTAAacataattatttattcattaaataataaaatcaatgaCCGATTTATAGtaaatagtttctttttaatgcttttctcAGTTTCCAACCATTTGAGTGGCCTTTCCGGAGATTTCTtttcaaaaggaacaaaaacagacagacaaattaatTGACCTCATTGATTTCAGGTATTTGTGTACATTTATTCTTTACTCCAAACTTTCATGAAATCGAAAGATTAGTTTTGCGACTGTATGTGCAGAAACAGAGCGAACGTGGAAGAAGCGTAGAAAGCAGCCTACCCCATGCCATCCTTGTATTTCTGGATGAGTTTCTGTTTGTCGTCTTTATCTTCCACCCAGTATTCGCTTGGGATGACAAAATTGGACGTGATTCGACACTCTGGACAagacctagaaaatgaatcaaCAGATCAGGAAGTAAGAATAAATGCGTCACGGGGTGCATGTTGTATGATCCttgcaccaacacacacactgcggTTACTTGTGACTTTAACAAAGCTTAAAACTTATTATAGCTTCATTTATAGAATTAATACAACTTGAAAGATTTGATTATCTGATTACATTGTgctaatcattttattttaagaaacagtttctgccagcaggtggcagagTTGTTCCTCTGACGCATACAGATGCATGTTGTCTTCACTCATTATTACAGTCTGCAGtagaagaaaacattaaattctgacctgaaccttcagagccacattaagacagtcacaaagtcgaccttctatcacctgaagaacatctccaggattagaggacttatgtctcagcacgatctagagaaactcatccatgcgtttgtctttagccgcattgattactgcaacagtgtcttcacaggtctgactaataaatcaatgaaaCNNNNNNNNNNNNNNNNNNNNNNNNNNNNNNNNNNNNNNNNNNNNNNNNNNNNNNNNNNNNNNNNNNNNNNNNNNNNNNNNNNNNNNNNNNNNNNNNNNNNNNNNNNNNNNNNNNNNNNNNNNNNNNNNNNNNNNNNNNNNNNNNNNNNNNNNNNNNNNNNNNNNNNNNNNNNNNNNNNNNNNNNNNNNNNNNNNNNNNNNNNNNNNNNNNNNNNNNNNNNNNNNNNNNNNNNNNNNNNNNNNNNNNNNNNNNNNNNNNNNNNNNNNNNNNNNNNNNNNNNNNNNNNNNNNNNNNNNNNNNNNNNNNNNNNNNNNNNNactgtaaaacagctgaaacactgggtgcctttaaatctcaacttaaaacccacctgtttagagctgcttatggctaaattagggttagagtgcgggtttttgtctctttcttactgtttattcaatgtcacatgctgtttttattttggtttttaattatgtaaagcaccttgaaatgccttgctgctgaaatgtgctacacaaataaaatttgattttgattgaTAAATAGCTTCAATCCCTCAAAGCATCCTTATAACGGCTTTTATTCTTATTCTCATCAGTCCATCCTTACAGAGAGCTCTACTTACTTGATAATTTTGCTCTCAAACTGTTTGGCACTCCTCCACTTGCGGATGCATTTCAGACAGTAACAGTGGCTGCAGTTGGACAGGATGCCAAACCGGCGCTCGCTGGGGTTGGACTTCTCAAACACCACCTCCATACATACACCACACATCATGTCCTTGCTGCGCTGGATGGCGAATGAGATCTCCATGTCCTTCTCATGGGCTTCGATGCACGCCTGGGAGGAGAAACCACAGCACTGTCAGTTTTCCTCCGCCTTACAGAAGGGACCCTCgttctcttttctcttctaCAACTGGAAGCTGAAAGGGATCCGTTTTATTTCTACAAATACAGTTCAAAGCTGCAGAggtgaaattaaaatgaaaaggtaaacagttttaaaatctttgtcaGGTTAAAAGTGGACTGTGAGTAATCTAAGGAGCGTGCTTGAGACTTTGAGACAAAACTCAAAATAAGTACAGATTATCCAGATGTACGACGACCTCCGGCTTCCCATCTTGTCTCCAGACAAAGCAACAAAGGACaagcgccccctagtggctggctgcacaGTTTTAACTCCCATGTATTCAAGAATACACTTCAGATTCATTTTCAGATGTGGATTTTCGTTCACTTATTTAttgccttgctgctgtatgttcaaacaCTCATTAAAAGCAAAGAGCCATGTTAGACTGATTGACAGCCTGTTGGGGAGCTGGGAGGTGTGGAGACAGGACTTTCCCAACGAGGACGAGCAAAGAAGCCGAAGACACTTCTTGAGTGagacagaagaaacaaatataaacaaaaacacaaatattctgCAGACCacgaacaataaaaaagaaggcCTCAATTAAAGCGTGGTaaccaaaaacaattaaaggggATCTTTTGAGATTCCAGTAAAGAGGAAACATGGAAAAGTGGGCAGAATAAAAGACAAtggcaacatttaaaaacagatgcaaaaaTCCCAAACAATTTGAAGTTTCCAACTAGTCAGTGAGATCCTGCCTTAAGAGATGAGAAGAAATTCATGCAGCTTTAGTGACGAGTCagcatgtttatattttcttttactttttgagatcaaactgctttaaatgtttgtttttttaatgtatcgAGTTGTGTATTTCAGTAATCcttccttcaactctgacctTTGTGTGCTCTGAGCGCTGGGCGTTGTCTGTCGGGTGGAGGACTTGAAGACCACACATGTCACACACATCCCCGTGGAGATAGGCGCAGTTGATCCCATAGCGACACTCTCCAACGGCAGCATACGGACAGAGCTGCTTCCTTAAGTCTTTGTTGTCCCCGGCTGGATCGCTGTCAAATTCTTCAATGAGCGGGACCGAAGTCTCCACCTTCACCGGCTCCgctgcacacaaacaacaacaacggtTTGCTCtctattgttttaattattattcataCAGCAAAGTAAAAGATTATCTGAACTAAAAATGGAGTTGGGAAACATTTGCCTTTCAATTTCTCATAAAACACAATTCCAAAAtccaatgatttgcaaatctcacaaacatattttactcacaatgaaacatagtaaacagatcaaatgtttaaactaagaagttGTGCCAATTTTGCAACCAATTAGGTTAACGGTAAAAAAAGCTCATGTCAGACAGactgaatctgtcagaaataCAGATATGCAGGCGTACATTTGTCTAAAAACAGTGGAATGATTTGAGAATAATGTTTGAATGTCTCATCATCTATAAGTCATATCATCAACAGTTTTTATGAACCTGAAAGTCAATATTATATGTCTGTGTTCtcttcgggccctcaggggcccctgcattaaaaacaggtctgattctgttctggactcaggaacacttccacagatgattgtctgtaaacacagctcactgtaccatccattaaagctgcttaaagctctatcaggcagagaagaaacCAGATGTGAACACAAATTCACATCAAAGCTCAttaaaaatggactgaggcaaagaggagaactgttctccTAAAGCCAAATTTGAAACTGTTTGGAAACAACAAACACCACATCATCCATACTGAAGAGAAGAGGGACAATTCGGCCTAGTAtcagtgcagtttgaaagcctctttgatggtatgggggtgcattagtgcctctgacATGTGCAGCTTAGACACCATCAATGTAGAAAAGTGTAGACAGGTTTTAGGACAACATGTGCTCCAATACACAGAAGATGTGGGACAGTTGAGCAGCTAGTTGTCCTCCATCAGACCCTCCAAAACCTGCAGTAACATTTACtgactgttgttaaaaaagaggggggggggggtcacagtctggaacaactttaaacagatgtgttgctgccatcaactTCAAAATGACCATGTTTTTTGTCCCTTAAACCTgtataatttcttagtttaaacatttgctgtGTTTACTATaatccattgtgaataaaatattggttAATGAGAATTGTAAATCATTGCCTGCTGTTTTTACTTACACTATACACAACATTGCAATGTTTCCAcagctttttcagaattggagCTGTACTACACGCCAGTACCTAATGGCCTGCTAGTGTACATGTTATTCTAAGGGgtgttaaatatgttttattcttAGATTAGGCACTAATTCAGATTTGATAAATGATAAgcacataattaaaaacaaaaacctgtgtACTTGGTGTTAGTACACTGTACTTTTTGATTTTTGGCTGCCTTGACTTCTGAAAATTGTTGTTGGCCAtagaaaaacccaaacaggtCAACATCTACTGTGTGacgagaacacaaacacatctggaCAAACCTATAAGAAACCAAAAGAACAGACACTTCAAATCCAAAGATGTGAGAAGAGAAGATTTATGGCTGAAACctctgaaaaatgaaagaataaagttgcAACCTGTCACATTAGTGGGATCCTtgagtttctttaaagaaacactGATTACAACAAGCAggcaatatttttaaataaccaaaTGTGGATGGAGCCgtccatttttattgttctaaCAAAGTCCAATTCctaattgatttgttttattttaacgaGCAGTTTGACAAATTAATctagtgtttatttattttcttaacaaaGTGAAACTTAACTCATTATTTGATAGTATCCCGTCCTACATAAACGTCTTTAACTGGTCAATAACAAACAGCATATCTGTCACCTCGTCCACAGTACGGCTGTCCTGGAACAAACTCAGCAGCGTTGACCCAGTCTTGTGTTCCTGATCCAGGTGTTAGCCCACTGGGGTCAGGTTCTGATGGGCCGGCCTGTGAGACAGAAGGCAGCGGCAGCGTCTGGGTGGTTGGCAGCTCCTCTTTCTTTTCAGGTTTACTGTGttcaaatctgaaaataacacagacacacacaaaaaaataataatctgaaatGCTACTCCAAATTATCACTGTCCTCGAAGAGCCATGAAGTAAAGTTACAGGAAGTAGAAGAAAATACTGTGGTTGAATTACAGAGATTGATCATCCTTTATAATTTGGTAACTGCTCTAAAACTTTAAGCCTATTCTCTTAATGTGGAcgtaaataaaatggaaatgagGGACCACTCATTAGATTATCTATCAGCTATGAGTTCATGATGCCATGGTGATCAGACAGACTGAAAACTCAAACCTTTTTCAGATAAAATCTTACTCTTAGGAAACAATTCTGCAATCTTGAGAAAGACAAAAgattaaatgtctttaaaagtcATTGCTGAAGCACATATATCTGATTACACAACTAGATGCAGAATATCAAGGCTATTTTTTAGCATCCTGCATCCAAGTCACTGAGTTTAGCTTAGCCCAGCTTCTTTAAACACATCGTAGCTCACTCCTCCTATCCTCCAGTTAGTGAGCAGTTAGAGATTAAATGACTGATGTGTTTCTGAAGTAAACCACGGCTGGATCTTTCATCTGGaattggttttagtttaaacagcTTTGAAAGGACTCAGCTTAATTACTGAGACTGACTCGGCCTTTTTTCAGGTGGATACATCTCAGTGTTACTGATTTATAAAAGTCAGCTCATCACCATCAGAATTACTCTGGACTTCCTGAAAGAGAAGCATCAACATTGTAGTCTCTGAGAAAACTCATGTGGACGTGTGTGCTCCATGATGATTCAGAGACTTATGAAGAGAGAGTTAGCCATCCTGCTAACAAGCTAACTGAATACAACTATCAGACACAAAGCTAAGAAGAAATGATTGGATAAAAGAGTTAGACGATGGACTTATTGGTCAAGACTCAACAATTCAACTGATTATTGATTAGAGTACTTGAGTACTAAAATTTGTGATAGCTGCAGGTCTAATCAGAAAGCCCAGATGCTTTCCTCACAGAGATGTCCCTGATGATGTGTTTTATTACTCTGTAACAGAGAGCTGAAATCAGAGTTAGGATGTGTTCCACTGACACGTCTCTTTTACAAAACGCTGACACAAAATggcaatgatttttttaactcaaTGCAAAGTTGTTGAGAGTCATCATCAATCTTCCCTGggtaataaatttgtttgttgttgtttaatcccaTGGCCAGGTGGTCACAGACCAGatatcatcacttcatcacatcaCTGAGCTGCAAAGCCAGCTTACGTTTTCAACTGTGTTATTACCTCGCTTCATcgggtgggttggcttcaacccctatcaaacccggggtcgcaacaagtagagacagctagcaggcagcccaagaagaaagacttttaccaaaaccagggggacgtctgtgatttggttcaagaagtccgacacggagcagaaaaagctaatatgctaactctgctaatgctaatgctaactctgctattagNNNNNNNNNNNNNNNNNNNNNNNNNNNNNNNNNNNNNNNNNNNNNNNNNNNNNNNNNNNNNNNNNNNNNNNNNNNNNNNNNNNNNNNNNNNNNNNNNNNNNNNNNNNNNNNNNNNNNNNNNNNNNNNNNNNNNNNNNNNNNNNNNNNNNNNNNNNNNNNNNNNNNNNNNNNNNNNNNNNNNNNNNNNNNNNNNNNNNNNNNNNNNNNNNNCATATAtgttgctgcactaaaatgcagcagatctcatttgtgaaagttcagttaaatgtcacttcgaaataaagcttgaaaaaagtaagaaattagattatttttttcatatttttcagagaataactgacaacgtgcgtaattggggtatatcgtgatatatatcgttatcgtgatataaaagtatccatatcgtgatgtaggattttttccatatcgcccagaaCTACTGACAAGTACATGAACAGTTTACACATCTCAGACAAGACTCCCAGTCTACATTTTTCTGAATCTTCTCAGATTTATCATTTAAACTCATACGTAGCAGCAAGCCAACCTCATGGTCAGGAAGTAGCTGTTGTCATGCTTGAGACTGAAATGCCTGCACACATGCACGTGTtgttgaaacacaaaaatcacagcgccagcttgtgacctggcatggaaactacagtggATTCAAGGTTTTTGCGGTCTCATCTAAAAAGTGgatgtgt is a genomic window containing:
- the tmem121b gene encoding transmembrane protein 121B; the protein is MISVWGEDHLQTEASFSPVPPRSSGSSGSSSAASGTMTSGELLQSGPLLELRSKQNLLYKALCFVLLVLQGAVLDFYLIVFTDLYWCSWIATDLVVVSGWAGFFLKNSRSRRERACGFHQKSSMFGCSLGEFSYSYLAWLIYVIACTPKVVLILETNILELVALKVPFGLTGLKVTVLLSGPLLFCLINSIVVDLNGPTRHHAHSCFLSTCLDLLDGFTLLEMALGGQLQSAYLKYTVLSVYFVALAVPVVWLYELTAAELRCRWLWARFGTGLLVNWPLLAVRFFQVMVYQQPVSVFLFKNLFFLLTGLLELLERCAAVRRLRRLARTEPAQFSHCVSENEMCPRGYVNTMAVSQS
- the mkrn1 gene encoding probable E3 ubiquitin-protein ligase makorin-1; the protein is MAEAAAASTAASSVTGGWTKHVTCRYFMHGLCKEGDNCRYSHDLSSSKPAAMICKFFQKGNCVFGDRCRFEHSKPEKKEELPTTQTLPLPSVSQAGPSEPDPSGLTPGSGTQDWVNAAEFVPGQPYCGRAEPVKVETSVPLIEEFDSDPAGDNKDLRKQLCPYAAVGECRYGINCAYLHGDVCDMCGLQVLHPTDNAQRSEHTKACIEAHEKDMEISFAIQRSKDMMCGVCMEVVFEKSNPSERRFGILSNCSHCYCLKCIRKWRSAKQFESKIIKSCPECRITSNFVIPSEYWVEDKDDKQKLIQKYKDGMGSKPCRYFDEGRGTCPFGSNCFYKHAFPDGRLEEAQPQRRQTGSNNRNRNSRRTPLWDIFDERESTDSFDTEDEEMVTFELSEMLLMLLAAGTDDEVTDSEDEWDLFHEELDDFYEIYL